In Mercurialis annua linkage group LG5, ddMerAnnu1.2, whole genome shotgun sequence, a single genomic region encodes these proteins:
- the LOC130015454 gene encoding uncharacterized protein LOC130015454, which produces MQLQEVLPANRSSLTTCKENHDNKLKHLSGLIHNEKRLLISEGKSIKHANQEIIDLTSKPLFDKIPSRENLLVPYSAKKRRVLDSKHDLMGRFANTQEQTSSSKSSHSNSTHFPSSAVIKTEPPNTSDNKSRQNAQVVSVQPSKDHGFAQKVGSGFCNEENKGVQTTLVQCSDEEKRGSAFLIQVKEKLTTSEYKDFVGFMKALKSKAMQIGNVLESIVKLFSGPDRFPLLKRFKDYIPAKYHSLYDHYLEGTNGTLENQT; this is translated from the exons ATGCAACTGCAGGAGGTTCTTCCAGCCAATCGTTCATCTCTCACTACTTGCAAGGAAAATCATGataataaattgaaacatttgagTGGTCTAATTCATAATGAGAAAAGATTGCTTATTTCTGAGGGGAAAAGTATAAAACATGCAAATCAGGAGATAATTGATTTAACCAGCAAACCTTTATTTGACAAAATACCAAGCAGAGAGAACCTGTTGGTACCATATTCTGCAAAGAAGCGTAGAGTACTTGACTCAAAGCATGATTTGATGGGGCGGTTTGCAAATACTCAAGAGCAAACTTCTAGTTCCAAGAGTTCGCATTCAAATAGTACGCATTTTCCTTCTAGTGCGGTGATCAAAACAGAGCCCCCAAACACATCAGATAATAAAAGCAGACAAAATGCTCAAGTTGTTTCAGTACAGCCCTCTAAAGATCATGGTTTTGCACAGAAGGTTGGTTCTGGGTTTTGTAATGAGGAAAACAAAGGTGTTCAAACCACTTTGGTGCAGTGCAGTGATGAGGAAAAGAGAGGGTCTGCATTCTTGATTCAG GTCAAAGAGAAACTTACAACATCGGAATATAAAGATTTTGTGGGGTTTATGAAGGCACTGAAGTCTAAAGCAATGCAGATAGGCAATGTTCTAGAATCTATTGTGAAATTGTTCTCTGGACCAGATAGATTTCCTCTTCTTAAAAG GTTCAAAGATTATATTCCTGCAAAGTATCATTCTTTATATGATCACTATCTTGAAGGAACTAATGGAACACTTGAAAACCAAA CATAA
- the LOC126681429 gene encoding transcription repressor OFP14, producing MPVKLQKTLQNCLSKIKNPNPSSKKWMLSVCKHPKTPSFAFERSHSHRNDDHDDHPEDQAATLSDIDRFLVENFKSLYIKNDGDDHDHEDQTRRKKKIGESNYYNKENKKEEEYHHFQVTSPGEIVYDDSPRFDEPPLHLSGSNRFFFAPGSSSSLIEEARLSLTTSPTATAPTTSDEEGSRSRSRSSSTRSSGDNTDTKNVNATVPDDYIAVKTYSRSPSVDFRRSMQAMIEARLQENGKVDWDFMQEILFCFLNLNEKKSHKFILSAFVDLVVGLRQNSDKATAPARPRRRNSSRSGRRKMREVT from the coding sequence ATGCCAGTAAAACTACAGAAAACTCTCCAAAACTGCCTCTCCAAGatcaaaaaccctaaccctTCTTCCAAGAAATGGATGTTATCAGTTTGCAAGCACCCGAAAACCCCGTCTTTTGCGTTTGAGCGTAGCCATAGCCATCGAAACGACGATCATGATGACCATCCAGAGGATCAAGCTGCGACGCTATCCGATATCGATCGTTTTTTGGTGGAGAATTTTAAGTCTCTATATATCAAAAATGATGGTGATGATCATGATCATGAAGATCAAACCCGTCGCAAGAAGAAAATTGGAGAatctaattattataataaagagaataaaaaagaagaagagtaTCATCATTTTCAAGTCACAAGTCCTGGTGAGATTGTATATGATGACTCTCCGAGGTTTGATGAGCCACCGCTGCATCTTTCCGGGTCCAACAGATTCTTCTTCGCCCCCGGTTCGTCCAGTTCGCTGATCGAGGAGGCCCGGTTGAGTCTAACAACTAGTCCTACTGCTACCGCTCCCACCACCTCAGATGAAGAGGGGTCAAGATCAAGATCAAGATCAAGTTCAACAAGAAGTTCCGGGGATAATACCGATACTAAGAACGTCAATGCTACAGTTCCGGACGACTATATAGCTGTAAAGACGTATTCGAGGAGTCCATCGGTTGATTTCAGGAGGTCTATGCAAGCTATGATAGAAGCAAGGTTGCAAGAAAATGGTAAGGTAGACTGGGATTTCATGcaagaaattttattttgtttcttgaaTTTGAATGAGAAGAAGTCTCATAAGTTCATATTAAGTGCCTTTGTTGATCTTGTCGTCGGTCTACGTCAAAATTCCGATAAAGCGACGGCTCCGGCCAGACCACGGAGGAGGAACAGTTCTCGAAGTGGGAGGAGGAAAATGAGGGAAGTTACGTAA